A genome region from Natronosalvus rutilus includes the following:
- a CDS encoding ABC transporter ATP-binding protein: MVAIQIDSLTRRFGDVTAVDGLDLEVRRGEVYGFLGPNGAGKSTTINMLLGFTPPTSGTATVLGHDIVDDSLAIRQATGVLPEDFGMYDRLTARKHVQFAIDTKGATNDPDALLERVGLQEAADRKAGGFSTGMKQRVALAMALVGEPELLILDEPSSGLDPNGAREMRQIILEEVDRGATVFFSSHIMEQVEAICDRVGIMRDGQLVAEDTIDSLKDQFDAESRLVLTVDAVPDGTLSSLRSMASVSDAQVSGHDIVVSLRDSDQKAAIINAVEERGVKITDITSKEPSLEELFAALTTSDSGRLENTNSAEVNA, translated from the coding sequence ATGGTTGCAATTCAAATAGATTCTCTCACACGACGGTTCGGCGACGTTACGGCCGTGGATGGGCTCGACCTTGAGGTCAGGCGAGGTGAAGTGTACGGCTTCCTCGGCCCGAACGGCGCGGGGAAGTCGACGACGATCAACATGCTCCTCGGATTCACACCGCCGACATCCGGAACCGCAACAGTTCTCGGTCACGACATCGTCGACGACTCGCTCGCCATCAGACAGGCGACCGGCGTCCTTCCGGAAGATTTCGGCATGTACGACCGGTTGACCGCGCGAAAGCACGTCCAGTTCGCCATCGATACGAAAGGCGCAACTAACGATCCCGATGCACTGCTCGAGCGAGTCGGACTGCAGGAGGCCGCTGATCGGAAAGCGGGCGGCTTTTCGACGGGGATGAAACAGCGCGTCGCCCTCGCGATGGCACTCGTCGGTGAGCCCGAACTCCTCATCCTCGACGAGCCCTCGTCGGGACTCGACCCGAACGGCGCCCGCGAGATGCGCCAGATCATCCTCGAGGAGGTCGACCGCGGGGCGACGGTGTTCTTCTCGAGTCACATCATGGAACAGGTGGAAGCGATCTGTGATCGGGTCGGGATCATGCGTGACGGCCAGCTCGTCGCCGAGGACACGATCGATTCGCTGAAAGATCAGTTCGACGCCGAATCACGGCTCGTCCTCACCGTCGATGCGGTGCCGGACGGAACCCTCTCCTCTCTCCGATCCATGGCGAGCGTCTCGGACGCACAGGTCTCGGGACACGACATCGTCGTCAGCCTGCGAGATTCGGACCAGAAGGCGGCCATCATCAACGCCGTCGAGGAACGAGGTGTGAAGATCACCGACATCACCTCGAAGGAGCCGTCGCTCGAGGAACTGTTCGCCGCACTCACGACGTCGGATTCCGGGCGACTCGAGAACACCAATTCGGCGGAGGTCAACGCATGA
- a CDS encoding ABC transporter permease subunit: MSWMHIASKDFADAGRSMMLWALTVLLVLLVAGVSAIPYLLADGTTPTFEQALNFLFTPIGLLVPIIGLVVGYQAIVSERESGSIRFLLGLPNTRRDVVLGKVVGRAGVVAVPTLIGFLVGAVVIGALYDGFIVTDYLGLLVFSLIMGLVYVSVAVAISASVSSRAKALAGVLGFFVLFDFLWEFVPMAMYWAVEGNLPGFDGLPAWYLFVLRLSPGQALSALALTLIEFAGAGDLDLTAAGRVAGEVPFYLENWFAWIIVVLWITVPVSLGYLRFKNAILS, from the coding sequence ATGAGCTGGATGCATATCGCCAGCAAGGACTTCGCCGACGCCGGTCGGTCGATGATGTTGTGGGCACTCACCGTCCTATTAGTCTTACTCGTCGCCGGTGTATCAGCAATCCCGTATCTGCTTGCTGATGGAACGACGCCGACGTTCGAGCAGGCGCTCAACTTCCTGTTTACACCGATCGGCTTACTCGTCCCGATCATCGGATTGGTCGTCGGCTACCAGGCGATCGTGAGCGAACGAGAATCGGGGAGCATTCGCTTCCTCCTGGGTCTCCCAAATACACGCCGTGATGTGGTTCTTGGGAAGGTCGTCGGCCGCGCGGGCGTCGTCGCCGTCCCGACCCTGATCGGCTTTCTCGTCGGTGCAGTCGTGATCGGCGCGCTGTACGACGGTTTCATCGTTACGGACTATCTCGGCCTCCTGGTCTTCTCACTGATTATGGGTCTCGTCTACGTTTCGGTGGCCGTGGCTATCTCAGCCAGCGTCAGTTCTCGGGCGAAAGCACTGGCGGGGGTTTTGGGCTTTTTCGTCCTCTTTGACTTCCTGTGGGAGTTCGTCCCGATGGCCATGTACTGGGCGGTCGAGGGGAACTTACCCGGCTTCGACGGATTGCCCGCCTGGTATCTGTTCGTTCTCCGACTGAGCCCGGGGCAGGCATTGAGTGCCCTCGCGCTGACCCTCATTGAGTTCGCGGGAGCGGGGGACCTCGATCTCACCGCTGCCGGCCGTGTCGCCGGCGAAGTCCCGTTCTACCTTGAAAACTGGTTTGCGTGGATAATCGTGGTCCTCTGGATTACCGTCCCGGTCAGTCTCGGGTATCTTCGCTTCAAAAACGCAATCCTGAGTTGA
- a CDS encoding ABC transporter permease subunit: MNVFVISRKEFLDTVRSGTLVLVAASFVLWATFLAGIQHIPNIHQDSHLPSSTLVLMNSMQQSAVFFVPLIGLGLGYNAITGERERGSIKFVLSLPNTRLDVVIGKFVGRTTVLSASVLLAYVLVAGISLVTLDAFSLDIFLRYTLLTLVYGSVYVAVGIGLSAFMKSRQIALIAAACLYMLFLLFWDVFLVFLQFLFVGQELPESGLPEWIQFVAILNPSTAFGYATRWAIPEFNEFVLFPESDAFYLQNRVGVVVLMAWIIIPLCVGYARFRRTTLH; encoded by the coding sequence TTGAACGTATTCGTAATATCCAGGAAAGAATTTCTTGACACCGTCCGATCGGGAACGCTGGTACTGGTGGCCGCGTCGTTCGTCCTCTGGGCCACGTTTCTCGCCGGTATCCAGCACATCCCGAACATCCACCAGGATAGCCACTTGCCGAGCAGCACGCTGGTGCTGATGAACAGTATGCAACAATCGGCGGTGTTTTTCGTCCCGTTGATCGGGCTCGGGCTCGGGTACAACGCGATCACCGGTGAGCGCGAGCGCGGAAGCATCAAGTTCGTGCTCAGTCTGCCGAACACCCGACTCGACGTGGTGATCGGCAAATTCGTTGGACGAACGACTGTCCTTTCGGCCTCCGTTCTACTGGCGTATGTCCTCGTCGCCGGTATTTCGCTAGTGACCCTCGATGCGTTCTCACTCGACATTTTCTTGCGCTACACACTCTTGACGCTGGTATACGGGTCAGTGTACGTCGCGGTTGGCATCGGACTCTCGGCGTTCATGAAGTCCAGACAGATCGCGCTCATCGCTGCAGCGTGTCTCTACATGCTGTTCCTGCTGTTCTGGGACGTCTTTCTGGTCTTCCTGCAGTTCCTATTCGTCGGACAGGAACTCCCCGAGAGTGGACTGCCCGAGTGGATCCAGTTCGTCGCCATCCTCAACCCGTCGACGGCGTTCGGATACGCGACGAGGTGGGCTATTCCCGAATTTAACGAATTCGTCCTATTTCCGGAATCCGATGCGTTCTACCTGCAAAATAGGGTCGGCGTCGTCGTGCTCATGGCGTGGATCATCATCCCACTGTGCGTAGGATATGCGCGTTTCAGGCGTACCACTCTCCATTAA